Part of the Canis aureus isolate CA01 chromosome 3, VMU_Caureus_v.1.0, whole genome shotgun sequence genome, TGGGAAATAGTTATGTGTCCTTAGGTATTTCCTTCAGTGAAGACACTCTAAAACtctaaacaacaaaaaacaagtttGGAAATTTAGATGTTTTATCACACCTTAAAAAGATGGTGGAAGAGAGAGTTGCATTGAAATGGAGCTTGGGAACAGATGATGACCATTTATGGATTCTGGACAATATTAAGTTGAGAGACACCACTTATGTGTTTATCTGTATCCCTGTTGGGGGAAAAGGTCCTCCTTCCCTCTACTTAGGTATAAATATCAGTTTCAGAAAGAAATGAACTCTTCTCAGGAGGGTTCAAAAAGCAAACACAGTGGgtaaaatattcatgattatcaGAAACCTTTCATTAGTCTCTTCTTGTTGTTTTTCTGCTCATCAAGGGAATCTGAAGACCCAAGAGGAATCCATTCCCTTAGACACTAAATCAAGTTAAGTTCCCGCCTATCTAGCCATCTTAGTTTCCATTCCTTGCACTTCTACTAGCTGAATCTTGAATAGATATGAGCCATTCTTTCTCACCAAAGAATCATAGGTGTACTGGTTCTTTGAGTAATAACTTGTGACCTACTGCCTTGACagtgaaaaattgaaagaaagaaaaaacacagatgAGTTTTATACAGAAATGAATCATATACTGTAAGGTGAGTTCTTAAAATAGTAGATTTCTCTTAGTCTTCCTACTTTCCCTTCTGAACTTCCACTGAGAGATAAGATGCTTGGGCATTGTTAGACCTCCTTCCACAGTGGGTTACcaagtttctctttccctttctctgtgtgtttccctctctctcttcatacacacacacacacacacacacgcacattgACACATGTGATTGAAAGTCTGTGTTAAGTTTTAGGCTACTTTGCAATTTACCCAATGAAAAGGTTCCTATTTCATCTAATCTGATTGTGAAGTTATCCTGAGTAGGGGATCCCACTGGTAAAGAAGAAATTTCAGATACATTTGTACCATTTTTTGAATTCTGATATCCATATGGGTGATTATGATAATTCTGGCTCTGTTATTCTCTGATTTGAAATATCTGGTTTCAAAGTGTTTTCATGTGTATAACTGACACCATATTACACTATTCTTAGGTAtacaagatagtgattcaacttctctgtactttatgctatgctcaccacaaacaTAACTATCATGGGTTACCATACAACGCTGTTGCAATACCATCAACTGTACTttctatgctgtgccttttattcccatgacttcttCATTCCACACCTGGAAGCCTGAATCTCCCACTCTTTTTCACCCATGAAAATTGTAGCTTTGATTAGCTTAAGCCACATTGTCTAAACACAGGATATATTTTGCCTAAGCTTTGCTGAAAACAGAGATCATGGCTTCTCTCATATTGTGGAGCCAGTTACATAGTcttccttcaaaaaataataacaataacagcaataataataagaaTCCTGCACTCAAGACAAAtttggattaaataaaaatatcaatattgtcTGACCTTTCATTGTACAGAGTCCCAACATTTCTTGACATCAAGCTGACATGCATCCTTTCCTCTGGagttggttctgtttttcttgtCTCAGGTAGTAGGTTATAAATAAGAGCCATACACTTGATGGAGAGGTCTTCTTTTAGAAGGACATTGCCTGAATTTATGAATATGAGGAGTGGACGGTGGATAGACGGATATTATCTCAAGGTATGGCAAATTAGAAAATATCCAGATATTTAGGATGGAAGGATATAAGTAGAAAACTGCCAGTGGATTGTGTTTGGGAGGACACATATGAATTTTATGTTCCTGGAGCCTCAGAAAGGATAGCCTAGTGTAAGAGAAGCATGGAGCCAGCAATGTACAAGGCTTGGAATTTTCTGGATCATATGAAAGATTACAAGGATCATGTCATGGAGTTGAGTTTCTCAACCTCTTTTGATAGAAGTTCCTTTTTAACCAATTAGTGATTGTAGTGTGATACCGGTCCCAATACAGTGATGAAGGGCTCCTCAAACATCTAGCTTTGAAACTGAGAAGCCTCTACAGCACAAAGAAAATTTATTCTCCCATCCATTCCCAGTCTGATAGATTGGTAGATAGACAGATTGGTAGATATAGATAGGCAGGTAGATCTGTATCACAAGGCAACAATTTTGTATGATTCATTATCATTTCTTGAGTATCTCTCAAGTACCAGACTTTATTAAGGATTTTACAACTACTGTCTTATTTAACTTATATCTCAGCTGGCATTACTACTGCTGAATTGCATATGAGGACCCGAGAACATTATTCAGGAGTACTGTAGACTTTTGAAATGTGCAGTGCTATCAACCattaaattcttgattttttttttaatttccccatgaactggaaagaaaagatgattgcaaaagccccccacccccaccccattgctGCCCCTTAGTGTACACTCCTGGCTGAATCGTCTCCCCTTGAGACTGTCCTGGCATAACACTCTTGATGTATTCTCTTACATCACAATTTGTCACAGCAAACTGGAGAGAGGTTCTCCTACTGGTTTTGAAGGAGCTTACTGCCACTTAATCGGGTGGCCAGATGGTTAGGACTTGAAGGTGGGCTCTAAAGCTGACTAATGAACCCTGCTACGAGCCAGCAAGACAGTCAGACACCTCTGTCCTAAGttgcaaggaactgaattctgctaaTGATATCCAGAGACTTAGAAGAAGATTCCAGACCTCAGATGAGATTCCAGACACAGTTGACATCTTGATTTGAACCTTGAGCAGAACACCCAGTTTACCTGACTCAACACTGTAAGAATggaaatttgtgttgttttatgcTGCTAAGCTTGTGTTCATTCATGATATATACCAGAGATTAATATAATGGATTTCAAACTTTCTTCTACATGTAGCtgtgtgtgcatatatttgtgtgtgcctgtgtttctctgtgtgcaaagagagaaaaagagagagaggaagagagagagaggatgatgATGAAGACAATTGAGTTAAATTCTAGAATTATCTACCATGGATGATGTACTTGCCACATGAAAATGGATTTTAAGTTTTCAGTTAAATGCTGAGTACCCTCTCTATTCCCATAGGGAGAGACACCAAAGCTGTGGAAAATGACAAACAGGAGCCTCGTAACAACATTCATCCTCATAGGCCTTCCCCATGCACCAGCCCTGGACATCCCCCTCTTCACAATCTTCTTAGTGATTTATGTACTCACCGTGATGGGGAACCTCCTCATCCTGCTGGTGATCATGGTAGATTCtcacctccacacccccatgtactaCTTCCTGACCAACCTGTCCTTCATTGACATGTGGTTCTCCACAGTCACTGTGCCCAAAATGCTGATGACCTTGGGGTCTCCAGGAGGCAGAATGATCTCCTTTCACAGCTGCATGGCCCAGCTCTACTGCTTCCACTTCCTGGGCAGCACCGAGTGTTTCCTCTACACAGTCATGTCCTATGACCGCTACCTGGCCATCAGTCACCCACTCAGGTACGCCAGCATGATGAGGGGGAGAATGTGTGCCGTCCTGACCACCAGCACGTGGCTCAGTGGCTCTCTGCACTCTGCTGTCCAAACCACGCTGACGTTCCGTTTGCCCTACTGTGGGCCCAGCCAGATCCAGCATTACTTCTGTGATGCCCCTCCCATCCTCAGGCTGGCCTGTGCAGACACCTCCGTGAATGAGATAGTGATCTTTGTCAACATTGGGGTGGTGGCCTCGGGCTGCTTCCTCCTCATAGTGTTGTCCTATGTGTCCATTGTCTGTTCCATCCTGAAGATCCGCACCTCAGAGGGGAGGCACAGAGCCTTTCAGACCTGTGCCTCCCACTGCATTGTggtcctttgtttctttgttccctGTGTTTTCATCTACCTGAGGCCAGGCTCCAGGGATGCTGTGGATGGGGTCGTGGCAGTCTTCTACACGGTGCTGACACCCCTTCTAAACCCTGTGGTGTATACCCTGAGGAACAAGGAAGTGAAGAAAGCTCTGTTGAAGCTTAAAGACAAAATAACACAGTCTCAGAGCAAATAAACACTGGAAAGTAGATGTGCTCAttaaaaaaagtgatatattCAGTCATCAACATGCAATATATTACATGTGTAGTTCTCCGTGGTAATGTTGTCCACAATCATCCACTCATGAATATTTGTTTCACATATTGGTCTTAGGAATTTTTACACCagaagtaaagttttattgatgTTGAGCTTGCTTATATTTTGatctataaattatttctttgtgaaagttttattttaattttttccacctTATGGAGCTACAATTGACATATACCATTGTTTTGccttcttaaaaataagtattctGGTTGGATCTCTGACACAAGGGTTGTATTTTTCATATAGCTAAGTTTTAATACCTAAGTTTTTCTTAAAGCTTATGTACACAACTTGGGAATTTACACTCCTAGTCATAGTGTCCAAGGACAACAGCAGATATCAGTGTCACTTACTCATGATTGTAACTGTGTGACTACCTTCTCAGTTTATCAATGGCAGTGtatggctttgtgtgtgtgtgtgtgtgtgtgtgtgtgtgtttgggtccCCGTGTGACCACTCGTCTTCATGGCACATCCTGATCATGTTCATTACTCCCACACTGAATGAGTTCTAAGCTGTGAGCAGCTCCTTATTGCTCTGGGGGGTCAGCCAAGACAGGCTGTGGTGCTGACACGTTCCTCTCAGGAACTGCCAACATCCACCATCTTGCCAGAGCCCTGTAGGTTCCCAGGTTGGGTGAGGTGGAGCAGCAGGAAGGTAAGGGCAGAAACCACTAGTCTCCATCACATATTCTGACCTGGGTCTCCTGTGCTACCTGACAGATGTCCCCGGTTGGTACCAAACCTTTCCATGCTGGATGCTGTGCCACAGCTGGTGGCGGCTGGTCATCTGGCCAGGTCCCCCCGCTCCCACCATCTTAGGGTCTTAGAAATTCAGCTGCCCCAAACTACAACCTGCTCTGGGACAAGAGCACCCCACATTGCAAGCTGGGACCAATGATGTTTCCTACgtgaaagataaaaattgaaaagatatttaagtAATGTGTCAACATGAGATTTCCACATATTTCTTttgcaaatcagaaaaaaaccctAGCCAGGACAAAACACCCTGAAAATACCTATGTAATGACTACCTTGCTCATACTTGTGGGCACCCACATGTAATGGATGAAATGCTATACTTgcatccaaacaaaacaaatattggCTCAAATCCTTTGATAATAATTTTATACTCAGTACCTCAATTTTCCATCTCAAAAAATTACCCTCTCTCAAAATACTGTTATGAGGATCAAAAGGATGTATACAAGTGGTTTGAATCacaatgaattcttttttaaaaatattttatttatttattcatgagagacagagaaggagaagcagatacataggtagagggagaagcaggctccctggagggattccgatgtgggactggatccccagaccccgagatcatgttctgagcgcaagacaggcactcaaccactgagccacctcggtgTCCCTATAATAAATTCTTAATTAAGTTTTAAAGTTCAATCCTGGGGCCACCAGTCATTAGCCTGATTCTCCGAATCCTTCCCTTCGCACATTATGTCAATGATTCCCAGCAACTGAACTGCATTTTTGAAGATGCATGAatgtgtgcttttttaaaaaaaatcaccttaaaTTATAGATAATAAATCACTCTAGTTTATTATGGACATTGAAATCATCCtgattcattaaatattttaatatatttgctaCCCTTGTATTTCCTAGCTTTCAAGGAATTTAACTATAAGAAAATACCTGgaacattaaaattattatgaattaAATTATTATAGATTAATTATGAGACAAAAAGTTACATTATTAAGCTTGGGATATGCTAGGCaatttataatttaatcattGCAAGAACCCTATAAGATAGTTTCTgttgttataaaaaaaattagaaaatgaaggcAGGTTAGATAACTTGAAAAATTTATGCAAGAGTAAGGAATATGATCAAGGTTTAATTTCAGGCTATGTGACACCAAAGCCCATGGTTTTAAAACCTACTGTACATTATCATCACTAATTTCAAGAAAGTTTCATTTTGGAGGAAGCAGAGCAGTATCAATGGATATCACTAACTATTGCAGTAACAAAAACATAGGTTTTTGAAtagttatgtgtattttataaacaaaatgtaggATTTTTTTAGAAACTACATATTCTCCCCATAGATTATGAAAAGTGCCTTCTCTACCTCCACTAACTGATATTGCAAATGTGTCATCACACAGTATCATCCCATCTGTTTACTTATGTGTTCCACATTAAACTGTGGTTCCTCTGGGAAAAATACTGTCATAGGGCTGTACTAATCCACTACATTTATATTTGTCTGATGTATTTAGAATGTTCTCCCTGCTACAGACcttttatatttccaaatatttactttttgagGGACTCAACTTCTAATCCACACTCAATAATATTAGATATCATTCCTACACAGAGgccgtcttttttttttctccatgctgCTCTTATCTTCTTTGTTCAAGTCCCTGATGACTTGAGTTCTTTTGATATTTCCATTTGAAGATAAAGCTATCACATCAAACTTCGTCTAAaccaaaactttttttccttcttcttccacaTTTGTCTCTCTAGGGATATGATTGGCCTGACAAAATTTACTCTGAAACTCCGAAGGTCTTCCTATAGTCTCAGCTCACATATTTCTTCTTTGTGCAATTAAAAAGGGTTAAGAGAAGAAATAGGGAAAGAGGACAGAGGCAAGATGGCATGAAGAAattccagaaaataaagaaaaatgttggataattttaattcttcaataataaatgttttacacTATCAAATAATGGTTGGGAAAAGCTTATTTTGTAAATACTCCATTGTGTTGTTGGTATGCTTCCAGAGCCATTAGAAgtttttcagaagaggaaaataaaaagaaataaaatagtggaGAACTGATGTTTGCATCCCACGTAAGGAACGGTGAAATCTGAGCAAATGTCTCATCACATTGTGCCACATTTTGATGTATTCTCCTGGGTTTCTCCTCAAAATAGCAGACCTGGAGTATTGAACTTGTCCCCTGAGGCTCGTTATTAGTGGTGCTATTCCACTTTAacctgaacttttaaaatattgtttggtAATAGCATGATGTGTCTGATTGATTTCTTGAAGCTTTATCTTCTGAGTTCACTAGTGGTTGAAAATGGTAGTGGCTGAATTTTAAGAAGTAGATGACTAATATGGGAAAAATCAGGCTCAAAACCAGAATGacaaagggaaatttataatGATCCCAATGCTGATActtgttcattcactcatgcTATCCGAAATAATCATCAATGCAATAATCCTTTCAACAATTTAAATTAGGTGACCCCTATTTAATATACAAGGAACACAGGGCGTCAGGATATTATCTGTGCTCCAGACCTCCAGATCCCAATTGGAGACACATAAATAGACAAAAGAATCTACTAGCGTCCTAGAGTATATATGGGGTGCTACAGAAAACATCATGACATCTAACACAGATGAGGTAGTACAGTGAATTACtccctgaaaataaagaaaataatatttacagatAACTAATGCTTACTTCAACCACATAACTCATAATAATTAGTCCATACAGAGTATGAGTAATACAAAGATGATTTCAGTCTATGTGTTTTGGAGTCTGCTCCACATTCACAGAGCTTCTGTTTTCCAGGCCAAGTCATAATGCATGTTGACTCTTTTAGTTCTAACAAGTAGAGAATTGGGACCCAAGAGATTAAACCCAAggcatttcacatttatttttattgcctgaCAATCTTTACATCCAGACCATGCTCATGTATTGACCACGACCTGCCCGCTCTCAACCACAGGAAGGCCAGAATGTATAATCCTGCCATGTCCCTGTGGTAGAGACAAGGATGTGTTAGGTGGGCTTCACTAAGCAAGACTAAGGTCTAATTCAAATATTTGCAGTCTGATCCTATTCTTCTCACTGTGGGTAAAATTAAGACAAATGCATATCTTATCCTCCTTGGTGGAATGGGAGGGTCATATCCTTATTCAAAAGTTGTCACTATCAAGTATTTTCAAAGACCTTGTTCTCATATTTGGATACTCATACTATCGAAGTGACTGGGGGATGTACATATTAGATTAGAAAAGACATTGGTGAAACTCTACTGATTCAGTACCACTCTATTCCTCCAGTCCACCCATAG contains:
- the LOC144305742 gene encoding olfactory receptor 10G9-like, giving the protein MTNRSLVTTFILIGLPHAPALDIPLFTIFLVIYVLTVMGNLLILLVIMVDSHLHTPMYYFLTNLSFIDMWFSTVTVPKMLMTLGSPGGRMISFHSCMAQLYCFHFLGSTECFLYTVMSYDRYLAISHPLRYASMMRGRMCAVLTTSTWLSGSLHSAVQTTLTFRLPYCGPSQIQHYFCDAPPILRLACADTSVNEIVIFVNIGVVASGCFLLIVLSYVSIVCSILKIRTSEGRHRAFQTCASHCIVVLCFFVPCVFIYLRPGSRDAVDGVVAVFYTVLTPLLNPVVYTLRNKEVKKALLKLKDKITQSQSK